The following proteins are co-located in the Pyxicephalus adspersus chromosome Z, UCB_Pads_2.0, whole genome shotgun sequence genome:
- the LOC140344480 gene encoding organic solute transporter subunit alpha-like, whose amino-acid sequence MVKPSNCSLEGGSFPLSSEFLQVIKKDLWIFLVPVVVGLVQLALFLEEIGFFLRNIQSSRRTCLYLWILGVYPVFCISSIIGMFIPRSSGICNFVASIYHSITLWKFLELITDFFGGKAQMLEVLEGQTVSPNPPPCCCCCCFPNIQVNRSNLRWMNIAVYQLSVVRTLLFFVGLILWTDEKYDYGDVDYTNPNSYINVIIGLSSFLSFYGYLLFYKATKKALEGYSPRSKFICITLVLVLCGLQNGILETMSALGAIPCVPPWTVETRSQTIYNYSITLEMFFISLFARYCFCRVEPCPETESLTPEVVQNKSSQTTFADLHSLSEDEVGGINSGYISEGDETLCHIEHAPLDKYDFLQETRTLPMRNSRARSPTRTSGLEMGNMNPPNTRDMSDGAKAPMPGKNRLQVQAQINYIDDATVV is encoded by the exons ATGGTGAAACCATCTAACTGTTCCCTGGAAGGGGGAAGTTTCCCCCTTTCATCAGAGTTCCTCCAAG TTATAAAAAAGGATCTTTGGATATTTCTTGTGCCTGTCGTGGTTGGACTGGTCCAGTTGGCCCTATTCCTTGAGGAGATAGGTTTCTTCCTGAGAAACATTCAAAGCTCACGTAGGACCTGCCTCTACCTCTGGATCCTGGGAGTATACCCG GTATTCTGCATCTCCTCCATCATCGGAATGTTCATCCCACGCTCCTCCGGCATCTGCAATTTTGTGGCCTCCAT ATATCACTCCATAACTCTCTGGAAGTTCCTAGAATTGATCACAGACTTTTTTGGCGGTAAAGCCCAGATGCTGGAAGTGCTAGAAGGTCAGACAGTGTCGCCCAATCCTCCACcatgctgctgttgctgctgctttccCAACATCCAAGTGAACAG GAGTAATTTGAGATGGATGAATATTGCTGTTTACCAGCTGTCTGTTGTCCGCACACTTTTGTTCTTTGTGGGCCTTATTTTATGGACAGATGAAAAGTATGACTATGGAGAT gttgATTACACCAACCCAAACTCCTACATCAACGTCATCATTGGCTTGTCCTCATTCCTCTCATTTTATGGCTACCTTCTCTTCTACAAGGCTACCAAAAAGGCACTGGAAGGGTACAGCCCTCGCTCCAAGTTCATCTGCATTACACTAGTTCTAGTTCTGTGTGGTCTGCAAAATGGCATCCTGGAAACTATGAGTGCCCTGGGAGCCATCCCCTGTGTGCCACCCTGGACTGTGGAGACCCGATCACAAA CCATCTACAATTACTCCATCACATTAGAGATGTTTTTCATCAGCTTGTTTGCCCGCTATTGCTTTTGCCGAGTGGAGCCATGTCCAGAAACTGAATCACTGACCCCAGAAGTTGTACAAAACAAATCTTCCCAGACCACCTTTGCAGACCTGCACAGTCTGTCTGAGGATGAAGTTGGAGGCATCAACTCCGGTTACATAAGTGAGGGAGATGAGACTTTGTGCCACATTGAACATGCTCCACTTGACAAATATGACTTCCTCCAGGAGACCAGAACTTTACCTATGCGGAACAGCAGAGCCAGGTCACCGACACGGACCAGTGGACTGGAGATGGGAAATATGAACCCGCCTAACACACGTGATATGTCTGATGGAGCAAAGGCACCCATGCCTGGCAAAAATAGGCTTCAAGTTCAGGCACAGATTAATTACATTGATGATGCTACAGTAGTATAA